The Podarcis muralis chromosome 10, rPodMur119.hap1.1, whole genome shotgun sequence genome includes a region encoding these proteins:
- the ANKRD54 gene encoding ankyrin repeat domain-containing protein 54 isoform X2 — translation MEGGGGGSAGDPSPASANMFSLTGLGAALRAVPEAPDPASLHYLQLPWQCEHRVCKLVGRRRKAARLHRKVGPTGKEIHALKRLREAANSNDLETVQQLLEDGVDPCAADDKGRTALHFASCNGNDSIVHLLLDHGANPNQRDGLGNTPLHLAACTNHVPIITTLLRGGARVDALDRAGRTPLHLAKSKLNILQEGLSQSLEAVCLEVKQIIQMLREYLERLGRHEHREQLDDLCSRLQKTSTKEQVDEVTDLLASFTSLSLQKQKIEKR, via the exons atggaaggcggcggcggcggcagcgcggGAGACCCGAGTCCGGCCTCCGCGAACATGTTCTCCCTGACGGGCCTCGGCGCCGCGTTGCGGGCCGTCCCCGAGGCGCCGGATCCCGCCTCGCTGCACTACCTGCAGCTGCCGTGGCAGTGCGAGCACCGCGTGTGCAAGCTCGTCGGCCGCCGCCGCAAGGCCGCCCGGCTGCACCGCAAGGTGGGGCCTACCGGCAAGGAGATCCACG CTTTGAAACGCTTGAGAGAAGCTGCCAATTCTAATGATTTAGAAACAG TGCAGCAGCTTCTGGAAGATGGGGTGGACCCCTGTGCAGCTGACGACAAAGGTCGAACGGCCTTGCACTTTGCTTCCTGCAATGGAAATGACAGTATTG TGCACTTGCTTTTGGACCATGGAGCCAACCCAAACCAGCGAGATGGGCTGGGGAACACCCCCCTGCATTTGG CTGCCTGCACGAACCATGTACCCATCATCACCACACTGCTTCGTGGAG GAGCCCGAGTGGACGCCTTAGATCGAGCTGGACGGACCCCTCTGCACTTGGCCAAGTCGAAGCTGAACATCTTGCAGGAGGGCCTCTCACAGAGTCTGGAAGCTGTGTGCCTGGAAGTAAAGCAG ATCATCCAGATGTTGCGGGAATACCTTGAACGCCTCGGGCGCCACGAACATCGGGAACAGCTGGATGATCTTTGCTCCAGGCTACAGAAGACTAGTACAAAAGAGCAG GTGGACGAGGTTACTGACCTCCTGGCCAGCTTCACCTCCCTCAGCTTGCAGAAGCAGAAGATCGAGAAGAGGTAA
- the ANKRD54 gene encoding ankyrin repeat domain-containing protein 54 isoform X1, with protein sequence MFAVAAAGLAPLPSSPSSPPHILLFLWLREFAPAFALRAWARFARDPDAHWRLDGGDGRRRRRQRGRPESGLREHVLPDGPRRRVAGRPRGAGSRLAALPAAAVAVRAPRVQARRPPPQGRPAAPQALKRLREAANSNDLETVQQLLEDGVDPCAADDKGRTALHFASCNGNDSIVHLLLDHGANPNQRDGLGNTPLHLAACTNHVPIITTLLRGGARVDALDRAGRTPLHLAKSKLNILQEGLSQSLEAVCLEVKQIIQMLREYLERLGRHEHREQLDDLCSRLQKTSTKEQVDEVTDLLASFTSLSLQKQKIEKR encoded by the exons ATGTTTGCGGTGGCAGCGGCCGGACTcgctcctcttccctcttccccctcctccccgccccacATTCTATTGTTCCTATGGTTACGCGAGTTCGCCCCCGCCTTCGCGCTCCGAGCCTGGGCCCGCTTCGCTCGAGACCCGGACGCGCATTGGCGCCTCGACGGCGGGGatggaaggcggcggcggcggcagcgcggGAGACCCGAGTCCGGCCTCCGCGAACATGTTCTCCCTGACGGGCCTCGGCGCCGCGTTGCGGGCCGTCCCCGAGGCGCCGGATCCCGCCTCGCTGCACTACCTGCAGCTGCCGTGGCAGTGCGAGCACCGCGTGTGCAAGCTCGTCGGCCGCCGCCGCAAGGCCGCCCGGCTGCACCGCAAG CTTTGAAACGCTTGAGAGAAGCTGCCAATTCTAATGATTTAGAAACAG TGCAGCAGCTTCTGGAAGATGGGGTGGACCCCTGTGCAGCTGACGACAAAGGTCGAACGGCCTTGCACTTTGCTTCCTGCAATGGAAATGACAGTATTG TGCACTTGCTTTTGGACCATGGAGCCAACCCAAACCAGCGAGATGGGCTGGGGAACACCCCCCTGCATTTGG CTGCCTGCACGAACCATGTACCCATCATCACCACACTGCTTCGTGGAG GAGCCCGAGTGGACGCCTTAGATCGAGCTGGACGGACCCCTCTGCACTTGGCCAAGTCGAAGCTGAACATCTTGCAGGAGGGCCTCTCACAGAGTCTGGAAGCTGTGTGCCTGGAAGTAAAGCAG ATCATCCAGATGTTGCGGGAATACCTTGAACGCCTCGGGCGCCACGAACATCGGGAACAGCTGGATGATCTTTGCTCCAGGCTACAGAAGACTAGTACAAAAGAGCAG GTGGACGAGGTTACTGACCTCCTGGCCAGCTTCACCTCCCTCAGCTTGCAGAAGCAGAAGATCGAGAAGAGGTAA